The nucleotide sequence TTGGTGGGGAAGCGGAATTGCTTCTCAAGCTCCTAAAGCTTTGAGAAATTATGTGCCTCAATTTTTAATTGCCGCTAAAAAAAGAACAATTCGGGGTATTATTAAAAAAATTTATTATTGGACTTTGGACGATCCTGATTCAATGGAAAAAATGCTGGTTACAAAATTAGACGGAATTATTGTTAATAATCCCCTGAAACTGCTTCGCGTATTGGAGAAGGAAGAGTTTAAGCATACGTATAAATTAGCCGAAAGAAACGATAATCCGTTTATTGTAATTTAGATATTCTCGAATTCAAATTATTTTGATACAACTGCTAATAATCAAAAAAATAGTTAACGAAAGAAAATATCAAATTGTAATACAGCTATAAAAAGTAGTAATTTATTTTTTGCGTTATTGATTTTACCCGGGCAATTTAATTATTCGTAAATATTTTTATTTATATCAAGGTTGAATTAAATTTTTATACTGCTAAATTTACCATCCTAATTTTCTAATTATTGAATAAAAATTTTCAAAAGGTATTTCATGAACATCCCACAAAATATTGCAAAAGTATTGAATATTAAACACAATCAAGTTGAAACCGTATTAAGTTTATTTTCCGAAGATGCGACTATTCCGTTTATCGCAAGATATCGTAAAGAAAAAACCGGCGGCTTAGATGAAGAACAATTACGCGAAATAGAAAATCTAAATAATTATTTAACTCTGCTTGAAGAAAGAAAATCGACTGTTATTAAAAGCATTGAAGAACAAGGAAAATTAACCGACGAATTAAAAGAGAAAATTTTGAACGCCGATAAATTGCAGGATGTTGAAGATCTTTATCTGCCATACAAACCAAAACGAAAAACAAGAGGAACTGTTGCAAAGGCAAAGGGATTGGAACCTTTGGCAAATTTTATTATTGATAATCCCAATTTTTCGGGTGATTTTAATAAAATTGCCGAACAATATCTAAATGATGAAAAAGAAGTGCTTACAATTGAAGATGCCGTTAACGGAGCGAAAGATATTATTGCCGAAATGATAAGCGAAAACGCCGAAGTAAGAAAATTGGTTAGAGAAAGTTTATTGAATTCCTCAAATGTCTGCTCAGCGAAAGTTAATAAAAAAGAAGAAAATACGAGCGGCAAAAAAACAGATGTATATGAAATTTATCATGAATTTAAGGCCGAAATTACAAGAATAAAGCCGTACCAGGTCTTGGCTTTAAATCGCGGTGAAAGTGAAGGATTCCTTAAAGTTTCATTTCAATTTGAAAAAGATGAGATTATTAAAAATATTTACCAATCTCACTTTAATTATAAAAAATCATTTTTTGAAGATTTATTAAACGAAACAACAACCGATTCTTTTAACAGATTGATACAGCCATCTATTGAAAGAGAAGTAAGGAATTATTTAACTGAAATTGCCGATGAGCATGCCGTAAAAATATTCGCATCAAATTTAAAACAGCTTTTGCTTCAGCCGCCGATAATGAATAAAATAATTATGGGAATTGATCCGGGATATGTTTCGGGTTCAAAAGTCGCGATAATTGATAAAACCGGAAAATACTTAGAAGGCGAAACCGTATATCCGCATCCTCCGCAAAATAAAAAAGATTCAGCGGTTCAAACAATTTTAAAATTCATAAAAAAATATAACGTAGAATTAATTGCAATAGGCAACGGAACTGCCAGCAGAGAAACAGAATTATTGGTTTCAACAATAATTAAAGATCATAAACTGAATTGTCATTACTTAATAGTTAATGAAGCCGGCGCGTCTGTATATTCGGCTTCACCAATCGCGAAGCAAGAATTTCCCGATTTGGAAGCGAGTCAAAGAGGAAATATTTCTATCGCTCGCAGAGTATTGGATCCGCTTGCCGAGCTTGTAAAAATTGATCCTAAATCTATTGGAGTTGGTTTATACCAGCACGATGTTGATCAAAAATTGTTAAATAAAAATTTGGATGATGTTGTAATAAGCTGCGTTAATTATGTTGGTGTTGATGTAAATACCGCCTCATCTTCTCTGTTAACTTACGTCTCCGGATTAAGTAAAAGGATAGCCAACAATATTGTAAAATACCGTGAAGAACACGGCAGATTTGAAAATCGAAATCAATTAAAAGAAGTAAGCGGAGTCGGTGATAAATTATTTGAGCAAGCCGCGGGATTTTTGAAAATAACTTCAGGAATAAATCCATTGGATTCGACATTTATTCATCCCGAATCATATGAAGCTACTGAGAAACTTTTAAAAATGTGCGAAATTTCTTCTACTCTAATAAATGAAAAAGGATTGCTTGTTAAACAATTTGTGGAAAAGCGCGGAGTAGAAAAAATCGCAAATCAGTTAAACGTTGGCGTGCCTACGCTCGAAGATATAATTCAGAATATTGTAAAACCGGGCAGAGATCCGCGCGAAGATATGCCTAAACCAATATTAAGAAGCGATGTTTTAAAAATTGAAGATTTGGAAATTGGAATGGCACTTAAAGGAACAGTAAGAAATGTTGTTGATTTTGGTGCTTTTGTGGATATTGGAGTTAAACAGGACGGATTGCTTCATATTTCCGAAATGGCAAATAAATTTGTTAAACATCCGATGGAAATTGTAAGTGTTGGTGATATTATAGATATAAAAATAAAATCTGTTGATGTACAGAAAAACCGAATTGCTTTAAGTATGAAATAATAAAGACATTTTGACCAAAGTTTATTATTTTATTTTAAATGTTTTTCCTATTTATTTGATAAAATGAAAATATATAATAAAGTTGAAAATATAATTCATCTAAAAGGTGCTGCATATTTTATCCTAATTGATCCGGATAAGCTTCCATTAGATAAAACAAAACCATTTGTTCAGCATTGTGAAAAAAGCGGGGTTGATGGTTTTTTGATTGGCGGAAGTTTAATGATTAACGGCAATTTGGATGAATCAATAATTGAAGTTAAAAAATATACAAATCTGCCCGTAATAATTTTTCCCGGAAGTGTAAATCAAGTTTCAAAATTTGCAGATGCAAT is from Ignavibacteriota bacterium and encodes:
- a CDS encoding RNA-binding transcriptional accessory protein, whose protein sequence is MNIPQNIAKVLNIKHNQVETVLSLFSEDATIPFIARYRKEKTGGLDEEQLREIENLNNYLTLLEERKSTVIKSIEEQGKLTDELKEKILNADKLQDVEDLYLPYKPKRKTRGTVAKAKGLEPLANFIIDNPNFSGDFNKIAEQYLNDEKEVLTIEDAVNGAKDIIAEMISENAEVRKLVRESLLNSSNVCSAKVNKKEENTSGKKTDVYEIYHEFKAEITRIKPYQVLALNRGESEGFLKVSFQFEKDEIIKNIYQSHFNYKKSFFEDLLNETTTDSFNRLIQPSIEREVRNYLTEIADEHAVKIFASNLKQLLLQPPIMNKIIMGIDPGYVSGSKVAIIDKTGKYLEGETVYPHPPQNKKDSAVQTILKFIKKYNVELIAIGNGTASRETELLVSTIIKDHKLNCHYLIVNEAGASVYSASPIAKQEFPDLEASQRGNISIARRVLDPLAELVKIDPKSIGVGLYQHDVDQKLLNKNLDDVVISCVNYVGVDVNTASSSLLTYVSGLSKRIANNIVKYREEHGRFENRNQLKEVSGVGDKLFEQAAGFLKITSGINPLDSTFIHPESYEATEKLLKMCEISSTLINEKGLLVKQFVEKRGVEKIANQLNVGVPTLEDIIQNIVKPGRDPREDMPKPILRSDVLKIEDLEIGMALKGTVRNVVDFGAFVDIGVKQDGLLHISEMANKFVKHPMEIVSVGDIIDIKIKSVDVQKNRIALSMK